The Alosa sapidissima isolate fAloSap1 chromosome 12, fAloSap1.pri, whole genome shotgun sequence nucleotide sequence CCTCACAAGTAAACAGAgtaagagagtgtgagtgtgtgtgtgtgtgtgtgtgtgtgtgtgtgtgtgtgtgtgtgtgtgtgtgtgagagagagagagagagagagagagagagagagagagagagagagagagagaatccttTTGCCAttagacaaaaacaaaatatgcCACCTGAGATGATAAAGAAAGAATGTTGATCATGACAAAAAAGTATCTTTCCATCACAGCTCATTACAAAGCACAATTTcataaaatgagcacacaatttaggGTATGAGCCCACAGTTAAGCAAAATAagtgcactatttagtaaagcaagtacccaatttactaaattgagtgcacaatctagtaaaatgagagcacaatttagtacaacaagcacacaatttaataaaatgagcacacacattagtaaaatgagcacactttctctcaaaaaatatcttgcaatgacacctctggCGTCCCGTAGATTGATGATTAgtcagttagttagttagtttatgAGGGATTGTTCACATTTGGCATGGAAATCAAGGCTGTAGTCATGgagtcaacattgggggggaccaaatgTGCATGATGGGGGAATCAGTTCCTGCAATTCTATTATGTACAAAGTCATAAACACATGGAGTGATATGTGTATAGGCTATGTTttcttttaaacaataatgtctaATAATACTGTTTTTCTCATTACAGTGTGCCATTCTATCTTAAGTCAGTGAGGGTTGAACAAATTACTACCAATTATAATAATATGAACATAAATCTGTGCATTGGTATAGAAAATAAGTCCAGATATTGTGGCCAAAGTGGTAAATATTCAAAAACTTGGCTGTGCAACATCTGCATGTGCTTTCTCCACTGTTGAGAGGTTAACAAATCCCCCAACTGACATAACACCAGAACTTTTCTCAGTTGACAAATGTGAGGAGTTTGCATCCTTTTTCAGTAGcaaaattgaaaaaaataagactgaACATAACAACACACTTGCTAACAACTCTTGTTTTAGAAATGCCAGCTACTGAAAGAAGACCCATACACCAAATGTTAGAATTCAGCCCCATCAACTGTGAAACACTAATTAAAATGGTTCAAAATCTCAGTTCTGCTACCTCCCAACTGGATACCTTACCCAGTAGCTTTTTTAAATCTGTCTTGCATCTTATTACTGCAGATGTGCTTCAGATTATAAATACATCTTTACACAGTGGCATTTTCCCTAAGTCCATTAAAAATGCAGTTGTAAAGCCACTACTCAAAAAGAATAACTTAATTGGATCCTTCGATATTAGGCAACTACAGACCAATATctaatctaccttttattggaaAGATCGttgaaaaactgtttttaacCAATTAACTACTTTTTTATCATCACAAAACTATTTTGATGACTTTCAATCTGGCTTTCGTGCAAATCACAGCACCGAAACAGCCCTGGTCAAGGTGATAAATGACATTTGTCTAAATACAGATGCTGGCAAAGCATCTGTTCTAGTACTACTGGACCTGAGTGCAGCATTTGATACAGTTGACCACCGTATACTACTCCACAGACTAgagcactgggttggatttTCAGGTGTCGTCATAAAGTGGTTACAATCTTACCTGCAAAACAGGAGCTACTTTGTTGCCATAGGGAATTACACCTCAACACCAGTATCCCTAACCTGTGGTGTTCCTCAGGGATCGATCCTAGGCCCTTTACTGTTTAATCTCTACAAGCTCCCACTTGGCCAGATCATCAGGAAAAACTCAATGTGTTATcacagctatgcagatgacactcaAATCTACCTTGCACTATCTCCAAATGATTATGCACCCCTTGACTCTCTTTGTCAATGTCTTGTTCAAATAAATAGCTGGATGTCACAAAACTTCCTTCAGCTAAATTCAGATAAAACTGAAGTCATTATATTTGGCAAAGAGGAACAGAAACTCAAGATTACTACTCTGCTTGAGACAAAGAGACTTAAGGCAAAGGATGTTGTTAGAAACCTTGGTGTTATTATTGATGGCAATCTGAATTTTAATAGCCATGTAAAAATTAATCAGTAAATCAGCTTTCTTTCACTTGAAGAATATTGCAAAATTAAAGAATCTCATGTCAGCAAAGGACTTAGAAAAACTTGTCCACGCCTTTATTACAAGCTGGCTTGACTGCAACGCCCTCTTAACTGGACTTCCAAAAAAAGACAATAAAGcaataaacaacaaaaacaaaaagaagcgAGCATATTACTCCAGTCTTAAGGTCCTTGGCTTCCAGTCAGTTACAGAATTGATTTTAAAGTATTACTTCTTGTTATTAAAGCATTTAATGGCATTGGCCCAAATTACATACACGACCGGTTCAAACAGTATATCCCAAATAAACCACTCAggtcaaaaaacaaaaaacttttAATGGAGCCCACCACTAAAACCAAATGTGTATGCAGCTAAACTTTGGAACAGACAACCTGATGAAATTAAAGATGCTCCAACGGtttctgtttttaaaaacagacttAAGACAAAGCTTTTTAATGATGCATATTACTACATTTTTAAaaggttattattattttatttatttatttatttttattgtttattttatctTGCATTTGACTATTTCTTATCTTTTGGATTTTATCTTCTTTTTATCCTTTATTTGACTATTTATCTTTTACCCTTGTTTTCTACCTAGCATTTGATCttctatttatattttattcttCATCTTGCTTTACCTTTTTATCTTGTTTTTCTGATAAACTGTTCCTTAGCATCTGTAAAAGCACATTGAAATGTTCTTattgtatgaaatgcgctatataaataaatctgccttgccttgccttctGAGGCTGTACAGTATTACCATGGTTCCATGTGATCATGTAAACTAATGCATTCAGAGTAGCTTAcaaagaggggtgggggggggggtattagagTATTGATATAAGGGCATTTTGAGCATTTCTGAATATTTGGGGGGACATGTCCTCCTCAAAGTATATTATGATACAGCCTTATGGAAATCCATTGACAGAATTTGTTAAAATACTGAAGAAATGTGCATGCTCTGTAGATTTTAAAGATTTTAAGCTCGTGCCAACAACAGCATACTGCTGATAGGCACAGTATGAAGTCTACAGGAGGAATCTATAAAACAATAGTACAGAAATCATAAGGACACATGTGCACACTGCAGTGTAAAATACACTATTTGAACTGAATGCAAAACCTGAGCTGGGGACACACAAAACAGGAAATAAAAGCAAAGAAATGGTGTGAAACTCCCTTATAATGCTAATACAAAACTACAAAATGGGTCTCATTTAAGGAAACATAGCACAATAATCTGCAACTGAATTGATattttacagtagcctacatggagAAACACAGCGATAACAGCAGATTGCatcactatggaaacaaaaTTACTTTGCCAATGTGTGGGAGGTGTAAACCATGATCCACATTTAGACATTATAATGATGTACTTGCACTATAGCAAAATGCATAGTGCACGTGTGCATTTGTAGTTCACACAAATTAGGAAATTACTACTCATGTGATGACGTAATTACAATATATGTTTTATGCTGTACGTCAATCCAGTCCCTAGTACTGGGAAATAATGCTTAAATGCAATACCGATGCCTTCTGCTGCAAACATGAAACAAGCTGATAGTTTGCTGCATTATACACCTTCAAATGAAACACAGGTATTTTCCCAAAGATGTGCTGTGGTtactgtatacaaaacataattattttttatttgttgtttctaaaactgttttgcatgcaaattaAAGACAATAAACATACACTGTCAGGTTTTGTTCCAACCTTtttccaaaaatatattttttattcttgAAAATAGTCGTGAGTGATCATGTACACCTGCCTCTTTGCTTAAGCAAGTGGAATGAGGCATGGTTCCCTTAGGCAGCCAAACAATGCATCAGAGAAGACATTAGATGTGGCTCCTTTATTAATTTCACTGACAAGAGCCCAAAGTTACGATCTAATACTAAATCAGTAGTGAGATGCACCTATGAACATGTCAATGTATATGCTCCACTATGTAAGCAACACCCCATGTTGAAAGCTGTAATGATGGGTCTTGCCAAGCATCAGCCTCAATTATCGTATGAGGTCATGAACTATGTTAAGTAGCCTGCGTTAGCATACTCATGACAATACATCCCACCACTATCCTACAAGATGGTGTAGTACGAGGTGTTACTGAATGGATGAAGATTGCAATAGCCACTCTCCTGACGCTATATGTGGATACCAGTTTGAGTACACAGACTGAGCAGGCTTGTGCAGCGCAGGATAATTGCTATTTACTATAGTTAAGATGAGAAGGTTGTACACACATATGAAGTTGAAAGGAAACCATTTGTTTTTTCGTTGTCTGGCAACATTAGGGGATGAAAGAAGATATTCTCCTCATATCAAAATAACTGTACATGGTGAAAGGTCACCCAATGGATTCCATGCTTTGAAATGTCACCTGATTACTTTCAAGCTGATGTGATGATACGGGAAGGCTTTTTAGAGCCTTAACAGTGAATGGGGATCAACAAAACATACAGACATGGCTAGGAGAATGTGGCCTACATCTGTATTAGGCAAAGAGCAACAACTGGGTAATTTCTTTTCAATGGAACCTATGTTTGCAGTTTTCACTCAAACAGTATTCTGAAGATTGTTCAAATAAATGCAGAAAAATGAGACAACATTTAACTAAATCATTTTATATAGtccatatataaaaatatacaatCAAATGTCAAAATGGGAATATCAAAACTGTTGATTCTACCAGTAAAAGATTGCAGCAAGTTCAGGTAAATCAGTTAAAGAAAGGACACTTACAAAAGAGAGCCAGTGTATAGTGATTGAAATAAAGATAGTCAATGAAGTAAGACAGTGTGGCCAGCTCCCAATTGAAACATTAAAAGTAAAACAAACTCAAAACAAGAATTATATGGACATAAAGAAACATGATTTCTCCAGAAGGGTATGATCAACAATGTATATTATTACAGTTCTGGAATTTAATGGACAGTACTTGCATTAAATGCATAGATGCATTACAAGAGGGAAAGTTTACCCCAAAACCAAAGTGACTGTAAAACAATCAAGTAGTGGCCTAAATAAAAGAGAACATGAACCAATTCCATGCACTTAGTATGAAAAAAATTAGCACTGAGATACATGACAAACACAAACTGGGTGTATAAAAGGTTGAGtgagatgagtgtgtgggtcAACTATATAATCATGAATTCCATAATGTAGAAGAGAATGTGTAACTGTTCATTTGATATACAATGTTGTTGCGGAGCCAGTCATATCAGCCACGTAACGCACACTGAACACAAAGTGTACGACTATaaatttatgaaaaatggcacaTAGAggaatgttgtgtttgtgtttaaacTACAGGTATGATTTTAGGGCTATCAAATCCTTCCTGGCTGAAAAGTGTCTGCTGTTAGATTACAATAtaattttttcattttgtcatTTGATTTCTCCCCTtcagtgtatacacacacaaaagagaaaatgtgaaaattGAATCTCTTGGTATTTTGTGAGTTTGGTTTGAGCAAAGTTAAAGAAACAGTCAACACTGTTGTGGAATcctattgtttttataacatgACCCTTAGAAAAAAAGTTGTGTTActgattatatatataaaaaaaatgaaataaaaatcaaaacGAAACAAAAAACGAAAAATATTAGAATGTGTAAGTAATcatgcacacaaaaaaagtaaTCCCGCACACAAAAATAACGGTCAGAGAGAGGCCACTTGTACAGCAGGCTCTAATACCTTCTAATACCTTGTCAGAATGGCTTTGAACTTTGGCAGATAATGCAGAGCTAGTTGTTCCCCACACATGTTATTTCACTCATGCATGTGATTCCTTTCCTAAAAACTCATAATTTCTAGCCTCTGCATCCCATTCAGATCCAATTACAGCTGGCCACATAATTGTTTGATTAAAATCCCCTtgaatgagagtgtgtttgtttgtcatcATTATTACATCATAGCGTTTCTGACAGCATTTTCCAGCCCCTTCCTGGTCACCAACAGCCGCACCACGTCTTCATTCTTCTTGGTAAGTTTTTTGCGAGCTTGGTCATGAGTCACCACTGTCATGTCCCAACCATTAACCTGTTGTAAGGTAGACATTGAATCCTTACCACCAACAAATTAATTGTTTTATAACATGAAACAAATATGAGTAGCCTCATATATCGGGGCTTCTTCACATTACAGTGGGTTTCatttatatattgtgtgtgtgtgtgtgtgtgtgtgtgggaggatggGGGTTTGACTACATGGCGCAAGACTTATTAGAAGTGTGGCCATGAAAGCTGGTATATAGCAACACCTGGTGGgcaaactgtaggctactttaaacAATGAATGCATACAGTAATACTGCAACAGCATCAAAGTAATCAATGACGTCCCCAGGATATAAGAGCGTCAATGTGTCTTTTTGGGACTGTACTGTAGCTTGTAGCATGGCAAGAGCTTGTTAAATGAAAATATGCAAACTTAAAGCTTTCCAACCTGCATTACTTTGTCTCCCATCTTCAGACCTGCCACTTCTGCTGGTCCTCCTGGTGTTACTCTTGTCACATAGATACCCTGATAAAAGACAACGTAATAATCATGAGACTATACCATTAttatattaggcctacatgaatTTCATAATTCACTACCTATGATCTGCGGTGCCTTTAAGAGGACTCAATTCTCCTCGCTGTACTTCAGTGATTCATCGATTAGTTATCACTGGGTGGAGTCAACTCTCTTACAAAGACACGACGAATGTAGGCAAGATGTAGCTTACTAGTGCATCTTTGCTACTAGCCCATCTGCTGAAAAAAATATCATCAGACCACCACAGGAATGTCACTCAGAACATATCTTACCTTATCGCTCTTGTCCTCAGAAAAGGGATTTTGTCCTGGATCTTGATCTATTCCTCCTCCAATACTGAAGCCCAAAATCAAGTTGTCACCCTGTCGTAGTTTGACTATTTCGATTCGTTGCTGGAAATGCACAATAAACCAAATGAAGTTCAATAATACAACTGGAAGCTAACTACAACACAATGAGCATGCTTAATTCAATTGACTTGTTAGATAAAGCGCGACGCAGTGAATGAAAGCGTAAAAAAACGGCAATGAAGAAACGCATCTCCACCACACCTACTTTTAAGACTAGTGGTAAGGAAAGGGAAAAGTTAACCGGTGGTGGGTACCTCGATACGTTTTATGCAATAGTCCGTAAATTCAGCAAAAAATACTTCAACACTAAGTTAATACTTAGGTTCGTCCTAGGCCTTTGAAGAACTAATGTTGCTGACTGGTCAAATAAATAGTTAGCGACAAGCTAGCGTGCTTAAGTTAACAAGTAATTGAGCCGCTTTTCACCTATTTTCCCAAGTTATTAAAAAGGTACACACACTTTAACGTTAATCTAATGTCAGAAGTCACAACTTGTTCTTGAAGCTCACGAGCAAATTAAACGGTAAATAATATAAACGTTAACGTCACTATGAATTGTGTCCGTAAAAATGCTAACATAGCTTACCACAACAGCAGTAACCGGCTGGCCAGGCACGAAAGACATTGTTAAGTTAGACTAGCTTGTTCACGTTGACTGAAGTTCCCAGATGAATAAGAATTacacaaatggcaaataaaaacaattttagTAGATTCTCTCTGCGTGATGCAGTTATTAAAGTCGCATGCCTTTGCAACAACAGCTACGGGCAACACTAATTTCCAGTTATCATAGCCAGCAAGATAAGCTAGCTCATTCTCTGACTTGCTATGACATGCTACTTTGCCAATGGCTGGGATGATGATGTCATACATACGCTAGTCATTTTCTTTATTTGAGCAGCCAAGTCTAGAGCTATTCATGTTGTTTTGCGAACGTTTTGTTAACGTTTTGCTGCCTTGCCTCATGACATGTGGTGGCTTGCTTTAGGCAGGTATACATTTGTtataaaaagtagcctaaataaaGATGAGATATATAGCCTTTATGTCAAGATATACTTTACATTAGCGTGAAGTGAAAATAAATAGGctgttatttcaaacagtttTCCAAGACTGATTGGCTCATTGTTGCCACAATAAACACCAATTTAAttaaatattcacacacacctttttagTCCCACAGACATGTGAAACAAAGCTTACCACTAGGTGGTAATATAAGCCTTTCAAACTAAATTGTGTAACATGCAACTGTCCTTTAAGTTTAGTCTACTTGAAGCAGAAGGCAATGAAGACTAATAGccttataatatatataaaattaTATAAAACTGAGGGAAGAAGCATGAGAAGAGGAACTGGAAAGTTTTGTAGTTCCTTTATGTAAAACAGACAATAAATCATTTCAGTTGTCACAGCTTAATTCTACTATTTCTATAGCAATGACAGTAAGAAATTGTTACTTACTGACATATTAGTTACAGATAATAAAgacaatatatatttaaataccacaattaaaaaataatatgcTTCACCATACAGAAAACATAACTGTACATTCAAGAGGGGCACGGAAAGAGATTTATATCTGAGATATGACTACTCTGACCACTGACTGATCATAGAATGGTTCAATCAGATATATAGGCTATTTACATCAGCAGGTTCCCCCATTAATATCCTGGGGCaaaaggtggtggtggtaggtaCTCTAATGGCAGTGACTGCTCCGATTTCGATACACTACCAGAGGAGAGGCTCGGAGGAGATGTGGGCTTAATGTCAGAGGACTCGGCTGGAAGCTCTTCATATTCATTTTCAGAAGCCGTCTTGTTTCCATCTTTGCTTCCTAAACCTGGGAGGGGTAGTCTTTGCACATCTACGTCATTGATCTCAGCATATGTATGTTCTTCTGAGGCCCCTCTCATCTTCTGAAACTTCTTTCTTAACTGTGTAAGGTTGCTAACAGATTTTGCCTCTTGTGCTTTAGGTTGGTGCAGATCCACACTTGTACCAGGCTGAGTCAGTGGCCCTTCGTTACATGCTGCCCTGGAGTCGCCTAGTCCATTGATTCTGGTACATGGCTGCTCCATTTTGGGATCCAAGGTGTCCCGCGCAGGTAGCTCTGGTGGGTGGTCCACTTGTATGTTGTTGACACAATGTCTTTTCCTGGGTAATGGCACAGGCTTTGCATCTTGAACCTGAATGTAAAATGAAAtgacacaacaaacaacaatgACAAGTATTTCTCCAATACAGTCACCAGTCCACTGAATGGAAAAAGACATACATCGGTGAAAGAGAAATGTCCATACCACAATCTGGGCACTTAGTGCCCCCAGTTCAGCCTCAAGACAGGGGTAAAGGCCAAGTCGAGGGGGGCCACATGAGGCAGGGACAGGAGATGCATTTGTACTCTGATTTGGGGTGTCATTGTTAATTGTGGTTGACCGGTAAGGTAGCGCTGGTGGAATGTCCTCAgctgcggatggtgaaacattACTGTTCCACTGAGGGGGGCTTGGTGACACTGCACCGGGGCCATGTGTCGGATGACGATTCTTGGCAAAGAGAAGTTCTGCATAATCAACCTTGTTCTTTGATGCCTGTAAAAAAAAAGGGAATCAATATTTTTGTCAGAACCAGTCCAGCGAGTGAGAATAGAAATATGGCATTTTCACACatactataggcctacctgaccaCAAGCAACTGTAATTAATTCATTGAAAGGAAGAATAGGAACCCTGCGATAATAAGCAACTAGATCCTGTAGAGACTTGTGGCGAACGCTCTCTCCCACAATCATGTAGTGATTTTCTGGCAGAACATCGATCATAAAGTGCCTGCAACGGTCATGAGCTCTGCAAGTGAAAATTAGAGTACTAAAAAAACTCAACCAACATATATTTACATAGCCATTTACCTTACATAGAATACAATActtgtatatataaatatgatataaatataaatagaatATGAAAAAATCAGTGGTGGCATATTAGTGTAACACAACAGGCAGACTAAAGGTGTTCACTTACTGATATGACAGAGTGTATCCAATTCTGCTCTCACTGACTCTGATTAGAAAGTATCCTGGTGGTTTGGGAGACAGAAGATCCTCTGCAGCCCTTTGACATAATTCATCCACAGCTTAATAGTAATTATATTGTAGGCTATATAATTTTAATTATTTTGTATCTGTCATAGAGAaaattatttaataataataaaaaaacattaaaaggcTTTACTTTCTGGTTATAATGCCATGGAACCAGTCTGGAATGATTCCATTCTTCAGAATATAACCCAGCTGATACCCAGAAAACCAAGCGACAGCTGCTTCATGTTTCTCTGGTGATGCTCCATCCATAGTCCAAAGACCTGGTAACTGCacatttttgattattaaactACCATCTCCTCTAattgtagcctaaattataCAGAAATACAGCATCTAGTAATTCATTCAGTACTCACTTTTAATTCAATAGAAGACAAAACAATCAATCTAATCAAGTCTCAAATATTTGGCTGTTACAGCCAACGGTATACCCTTCCAAAATAATTTGTGGACCACCAAAACACTAATACATCCGgacattttgtattttacataagTAAGCCAGCCTACTGTGTCATTGTGCAGCCTGTCGTGTTGTATTTGATAAAGCCAAGTTAATTGTTAACCAATACAATTACAACTGTAatgaaaacatacaaacaatgacTACACAAACTTCCTTGCGGGCAGAGGAAAGCTTCTGAAAGCTAATGCAAATAAGCCATAACCTATTTCTGTAAATAAATCGGCAGAAACAAATaggctattcatgggtttcatcaggtccctttccacaggtgtattaatcaagcaccatgcagtctgcattgataatcaagatgcttgattttatacacttgtggaaagggacctgatgaaacccatgaatacaaGGAAATACTGTTTGCACGACGTAAAAGTACGCTAGCGCTTAAGATTGAGCAGTATCCCGATATTAGCCTACTAAGATAAATATAATGTTGGCCTAGGCTACTAAGATAATGTAGGCTATTCtaccaacattttaaaaagtagtAGCAGAGTAAATGAAAAACGACCTTTGCGTCAGGTGTGATGTCATAGATAAGCTAACATACTACTTTACACAGGTAGACTAAACATTTAGGGACGCACTTGTTACCTGAGGCCGCTCTGTGCTGCGATGTCCTCTAGCAGGAACTTAGGTCCGTCTTATTGGCACATAGGGGCGGGGAGTGAGTTGATGCAGCTTTCAACACGGTGACGGTCAGGAGCTAACTACACTTCCCTTGATAAAGATTAAAGTGCATTTGTCACGTTCATTTTTGAGTCTAGGATAGCTAGCTATAGCCCACCTGACAATGAAATACAGTCACGAGTAGGCCTAAGCAGTTCACATTCCTTTAAATGAGACACTccggtaggctactgtatgtctgcACGTGCCACGAGGTAGCAACACCAAAGTCCCCAAGTCTGTTTCTAGACTTTCGTTTTCTCTGAAGCTGGTTGCACCCGTTTTGATTTGCCACATGGGAGCTAGGCTAGAGGAGGTAATCAGTCTATCTACTTACCTTTGACATTGACGTAGGCCACTACATTCCAAACCTAACATTCCGGTGGACAATGTCCAGtggatgtaggctagcctagcctactttaattttttttaatcacaaaAAATAAGATTGCCTGGCAGTGGCAGCATTTACTCTGAAGTACAAAACTGCACTGCTGACACATTCATATGTGTGATACATTCATATGAACATTTCCTTGTTTGGGGTATAGAGTCCGTTTAAGTGAGGATGATTAAGAATAGATCTACAAGGTACATTAATATGGCATGTCACCCaaccatgtaggctagcctctATGTACAGATTTCAGATGACAATGACAGTGAACATGACCAAATTGACTTTTAAAGAATTTAAACGGACATGACACGCTTAAGTCCAACTGCCAGAGACACAATGCAGTTGAAGAATCATGTTTCACTGGTTGTGTTTATTCTTTAGTTTAGTAACCATGGGCCCACATAGAACATTTGAATAATTATGGCCTTCCCATTGATGTATTCGCCTTGGAGGAACATGCAACATCAGCTTTGCAATGAAGAGGAAATGCTTGACGCATAATTCTACATTCACATGGTCCTCTGAAAAGAATTACTCTCTTTGAGTGTAGAGTAAATAGACGCTT carries:
- the tax1bp3 gene encoding tax1-binding protein 3, coding for MSFVPGQPVTAVVQRIEIVKLRQGDNLILGFSIGGGIDQDPGQNPFSEDKSDKGIYVTRVTPGGPAEVAGLKMGDKVMQVNGWDMTVVTHDQARKKLTKKNEDVVRLLVTRKGLENAVRNAMM
- the hsh2d gene encoding hematopoietic SH2 domain-containing protein homolog isoform X2; protein product: MDGASPEKHEAAVAWFSGYQLGYILKNGIIPDWFHGIITRKAAEDLLSPKPPGYFLIRVSESRIGYTLSYQAHDRCRHFMIDVLPENHYMIVGESVRHKSLQDLVAYYRRVPILPFNELITVACGQASKNKVDYAELLFAKNRHPTHGPGAVSPSPPQWNSNVSPSAAEDIPPALPYRSTTINNDTPNQSTNASPVPASCGPPRLGLYPCLEAELGALSAQIVVQDAKPVPLPRKRHCVNNIQVDHPPELPARDTLDPKMEQPCTRINGLGDSRAACNEGPLTQPGTSVDLHQPKAQEAKSVSNLTQLRKKFQKMRGASEEHTYAEINDVDVQRLPLPGLGSKDGNKTASENEYEELPAESSDIKPTSPPSLSSGSVSKSEQSLPLEYLPPPPFAPGY
- the hsh2d gene encoding hematopoietic SH2 domain-containing protein homolog isoform X1: MSKLPGLWTMDGASPEKHEAAVAWFSGYQLGYILKNGIIPDWFHGIITRKAAEDLLSPKPPGYFLIRVSESRIGYTLSYQAHDRCRHFMIDVLPENHYMIVGESVRHKSLQDLVAYYRRVPILPFNELITVACGQASKNKVDYAELLFAKNRHPTHGPGAVSPSPPQWNSNVSPSAAEDIPPALPYRSTTINNDTPNQSTNASPVPASCGPPRLGLYPCLEAELGALSAQIVVQDAKPVPLPRKRHCVNNIQVDHPPELPARDTLDPKMEQPCTRINGLGDSRAACNEGPLTQPGTSVDLHQPKAQEAKSVSNLTQLRKKFQKMRGASEEHTYAEINDVDVQRLPLPGLGSKDGNKTASENEYEELPAESSDIKPTSPPSLSSGSVSKSEQSLPLEYLPPPPFAPGY